A stretch of the Bacillus licheniformis DSM 13 = ATCC 14580 genome encodes the following:
- a CDS encoding glycoside hydrolase family 1 protein, which yields MARQTWKIPDDFILGAAASAWQTEGWDGKRPTQDSYLDMWYKNDPDVWHDGYGPAVATDFYNRYKEDIQYMKDIGLTHYRTSINWSRFLLDYETAEVDEVYAGYIDDVIDELKRCGVEPMLCLEHYEIPTVLLEQYGGWGSKHVVGLFAAYAEKAFERYGDRVKYWFTFNEPIVPQTRIYLDALRYPYEQNTKKWMQWNYHKALATAKAVAIFRKRKPSFREGAKIGVILNPEVAYARSSAPHDQKAAQVYDLFFNRVFLDPSIKGVYPDELMELMAKHDILFDHDEEELSVIKRNTVDFVGVNLYYPKRVQAPSRQWNESTPFHPAYYYEPFELPGRKMNPFRGWEICPRIVYDMAMRLKYEYGNIEWLIAENGMGVEHEERFKNEEGVIQDDYRIDFISAHLREAMKGIADGANCKGYMLWAFTDNVSPMNAFKNRYGLVEIRLENNRSRALKKSACFYRDIIKNRRFETEEFRYK from the coding sequence ATGGCCAGACAAACGTGGAAGATTCCCGACGATTTTATTCTCGGCGCAGCAGCGTCGGCGTGGCAGACAGAGGGGTGGGACGGGAAGCGGCCGACACAGGATTCCTATTTGGATATGTGGTACAAAAATGATCCTGATGTATGGCATGACGGATACGGACCGGCTGTGGCAACCGATTTTTATAACCGCTACAAAGAAGATATTCAATATATGAAAGACATCGGGCTAACCCACTACCGGACATCCATTAACTGGTCGCGGTTTCTTTTGGATTATGAAACCGCCGAAGTTGACGAGGTGTATGCAGGCTACATTGATGACGTCATCGATGAGCTGAAGAGATGCGGAGTAGAACCGATGCTTTGTCTTGAGCACTACGAAATCCCGACTGTCCTGCTGGAACAGTATGGCGGATGGGGATCAAAACACGTGGTTGGCTTATTTGCGGCTTATGCAGAAAAAGCGTTTGAACGGTATGGGGACAGGGTGAAATACTGGTTTACCTTTAATGAACCGATCGTGCCGCAAACACGGATCTACCTTGACGCACTTCGCTATCCGTACGAGCAGAACACGAAAAAATGGATGCAGTGGAACTACCATAAAGCACTGGCGACAGCAAAGGCCGTGGCAATTTTCCGGAAAAGGAAGCCCAGTTTTAGAGAAGGCGCAAAAATCGGCGTCATCTTAAATCCTGAGGTCGCGTATGCGAGGTCAAGCGCGCCCCATGATCAGAAAGCGGCCCAAGTTTATGATTTGTTTTTTAACAGGGTTTTTTTAGATCCGAGCATAAAAGGCGTCTATCCCGATGAATTGATGGAGCTCATGGCCAAACACGACATCCTTTTTGACCATGATGAAGAAGAGCTTTCCGTCATCAAGCGGAATACGGTCGATTTTGTCGGTGTGAACCTGTATTATCCGAAGAGAGTTCAAGCGCCTTCAAGGCAATGGAATGAATCGACGCCTTTTCATCCTGCTTATTACTATGAGCCCTTTGAGCTGCCAGGCAGAAAGATGAATCCGTTCAGAGGCTGGGAGATCTGCCCGCGCATTGTGTACGATATGGCTATGAGACTTAAATATGAGTATGGAAATATCGAATGGCTGATTGCTGAAAACGGCATGGGCGTCGAACATGAAGAGCGTTTTAAAAATGAAGAGGGGGTCATTCAGGACGACTACAGAATCGATTTTATTTCAGCCCATTTGCGAGAGGCGATGAAAGGGATCGCCGACGGCGCAAACTGCAAAGGATATATGCTTTGGGCATTCACGGACAACGTCTCTCCGATGAACGCCTTTAAAAACCGCTACGGCCTTGTCGAGATTCGATTGGAGAACAACCGCAGCAGGGCGCTGAAAAAATCGGCTTGCTTTTATCGGGATATCATCAAAAACAGACGGTTTGAAACAGAGGAATTCCGGTATAAATAA
- a CDS encoding PTS sugar transporter subunit IIC: MSRMAKVTEMFERVAFKITSFKYIMVIKSAFVTLMPVIIAGAFAVLMQNMVMSPETGLAVFRPFRFLSALEPIMASINYATLNFITIGAVFLIGIELGKLNGHESFFPGLMALMSYISVIPSAVLLEVNGSMQEVVNVLAKEFTDPKSLFLGMFISIVSVEIFSKLSSMDRLKIKMPDSVPANVSVSFGTLFPSIITVTIIASFGFAFHRLTGVYLHEAVYNVVQKPLEGAIQGLPGILLLVFVAQFFWVIGIHGNQMVKPIREPLLLASITVNMNAYAAGESIPNIITMPFWDVYMSIGGSGVTIGLLIAMFIAGKREDLRSITKISFGPGIFNINEPVIFGVPVMLNPLMAIPFIVTPLVTGAIGYIATAAGFAGKAVVMVPWTTPPIINAWLSTGGSLGAVVTQIVCIIVSVLIYLPFVILLNRTFTISSEKNVSM; the protein is encoded by the coding sequence ATGAGCAGGATGGCGAAGGTGACTGAGATGTTTGAGCGGGTCGCTTTTAAAATTACAAGTTTCAAATATATCATGGTCATTAAGTCGGCGTTTGTCACACTGATGCCGGTCATCATTGCCGGGGCGTTTGCGGTTTTGATGCAGAATATGGTGATGAGCCCCGAGACGGGACTTGCGGTTTTCAGGCCTTTTCGGTTCTTGTCTGCGCTTGAGCCGATTATGGCGTCAATCAATTATGCGACGCTGAACTTTATTACGATCGGCGCGGTGTTTTTGATCGGGATTGAGCTCGGGAAGCTGAATGGGCATGAATCGTTTTTTCCCGGCTTGATGGCGCTCATGTCCTATATCTCTGTCATTCCATCGGCGGTGCTGTTGGAAGTGAACGGTTCGATGCAGGAAGTGGTTAACGTGCTGGCCAAGGAATTTACGGATCCGAAGTCGCTGTTTTTGGGGATGTTTATTTCGATTGTGTCTGTTGAAATCTTCAGCAAGCTGTCAAGCATGGACCGGCTCAAGATTAAAATGCCGGACAGCGTGCCGGCAAATGTCTCTGTATCATTCGGCACTTTATTTCCTTCGATTATTACCGTCACGATCATCGCCAGCTTCGGATTTGCGTTTCATCGGCTGACGGGGGTATATCTTCATGAAGCCGTGTACAATGTCGTGCAAAAGCCGCTTGAGGGCGCGATTCAAGGTCTTCCCGGCATTCTCTTGCTGGTGTTTGTCGCACAGTTTTTCTGGGTGATCGGCATACATGGAAACCAGATGGTGAAGCCGATCAGGGAGCCTTTGCTGCTCGCTTCGATTACCGTCAATATGAATGCATACGCAGCCGGCGAATCGATTCCGAATATCATTACGATGCCGTTTTGGGATGTGTACATGAGCATCGGCGGATCCGGCGTCACAATCGGTCTGTTGATCGCGATGTTTATCGCGGGGAAACGGGAGGATTTGCGCAGCATTACAAAGATTTCGTTTGGTCCCGGCATCTTCAATATCAATGAACCGGTCATCTTTGGGGTTCCCGTCATGCTGAATCCGTTAATGGCGATTCCATTTATTGTGACGCCGCTTGTGACGGGTGCGATCGGTTACATCGCGACAGCGGCGGGCTTTGCCGGAAAAGCCGTTGTCATGGTGCCGTGGACGACACCGCCGATTATCAATGCCTGGCTGTCAACAGGAGGAAGCCTCGGTGCCGTCGTCACACAAATCGTATGCATCATCGTCTCCGTCCTTATTTATCTTCCGTTTGTTATTTTATTGAATCGGACCTTTACGATTAGTTCTGAAAAAAATGTGTCTATGTAA